The Agrobacterium cucumeris genome has a segment encoding these proteins:
- a CDS encoding porin, whose amino-acid sequence MNIKSLLIGSAAALAAVSGAQAADAIVAAEPEPMEYVRVCDAFGTGFFYIPGTETCLKFSGYIRFQTNVGRDAASPSDWDSTTRAQFNIDTRTDTDLGALRGYIGLRGNADSGVGGATAGTSGNLGSGVFVDQAFIQLGGLTVGKVYSWWDEDLSGETDVLSSNALFNSLRYVYDAGSFWAGVSVDELEGITVSSFNERDNNIGVALGAGAKLDSVTLQLIGSYDTDRENGAVRLMATADVGPGTLGLAGVWASGANAYYNVSEWAVAAEYAIKATDKLKITPGAQFFGGYGLASWDEFKDVDAWKAGVTVDYKITDGFNAKLTANYLDVDNQPEAWTGFLRLQRSF is encoded by the coding sequence ATGAACATCAAGAGCCTTCTTATCGGCTCCGCTGCAGCTCTCGCAGCAGTATCCGGCGCACAGGCCGCTGACGCTATCGTCGCTGCCGAGCCCGAGCCCATGGAATATGTTCGCGTCTGCGACGCTTTCGGCACCGGCTTCTTCTACATCCCCGGCACCGAAACCTGCCTGAAGTTCTCGGGTTACATCCGTTTCCAGACCAACGTGGGTCGCGATGCAGCCAGCCCGTCTGACTGGGATTCGACAACACGTGCCCAGTTCAACATCGACACCCGCACTGACACTGATCTCGGCGCTCTGCGTGGCTACATCGGCCTTCGTGGAAATGCTGACTCCGGCGTTGGCGGCGCGACTGCCGGTACGAGCGGTAACCTGGGTTCTGGCGTTTTCGTTGACCAGGCCTTCATTCAGCTTGGCGGCTTGACGGTTGGTAAGGTTTACAGCTGGTGGGACGAAGACCTTTCCGGCGAAACCGACGTATTGTCTTCCAATGCCCTGTTCAACTCTCTCCGCTATGTCTACGATGCCGGTTCCTTCTGGGCAGGCGTTTCGGTCGATGAACTCGAAGGCATCACTGTTTCGAGCTTCAATGAGCGTGACAACAATATTGGTGTTGCTCTCGGCGCAGGCGCAAAGCTCGACAGCGTAACTCTGCAGCTCATCGGCAGCTATGACACCGATCGTGAAAACGGTGCGGTACGCTTGATGGCGACTGCCGACGTTGGCCCGGGCACGCTTGGTCTGGCCGGTGTTTGGGCATCCGGCGCAAATGCTTATTACAATGTCTCCGAATGGGCAGTTGCCGCAGAATACGCCATCAAGGCAACCGACAAGCTGAAGATCACCCCCGGCGCCCAGTTCTTCGGTGGTTACGGCCTCGCTTCCTGGGACGAATTCAAGGACGTCGATGCTTGGAAGGCCGGTGTGACGGTTGATTACAAGATCACCGATGGTTTCAACGCAAAGCTCACTGCAAACTACCTCGACGTCGACAACCAGCCTGAGGCTTGGACCGGCTTCCTTCGTCTGCAGCGTTCGTTCTAA
- a CDS encoding 2-hydroxyacid dehydrogenase, producing MTTEIVQLCPLIPALEQELAQRFTVHRLFEAADKAAFLAEKGAAVRGVVTGGHIGLPADIGAALPNLEIVAINGVGFDKVDLTDAKRRGFRVSNTPDVLTADVADLALGLVLAQARKLPQADQHVRTGQWLKGDMGLSTRVAGRRYGIFGLGRIGQAIAKRLEGFDARISYTARNRRDVAYDYHDSIEALAANCDVLIIAAAATAETRHIVNAGVLQALGPQGVLVNVARGSLVDEKALVEALSNGTIGGAALDVFEDEPRVPEALFAFDNVTLAPHVGSGTHQTRRAMADLVLANLDAHFAGKELPTPVV from the coding sequence ATGACCACTGAAATCGTGCAACTGTGCCCGCTCATCCCGGCACTGGAACAGGAACTCGCGCAGCGCTTCACCGTGCACCGCCTGTTCGAAGCGGCAGACAAGGCGGCGTTCCTTGCTGAAAAGGGCGCTGCAGTCCGCGGCGTCGTCACCGGCGGCCATATCGGCCTGCCGGCAGATATTGGTGCTGCACTCCCCAACCTCGAAATCGTCGCCATTAACGGCGTCGGTTTCGACAAGGTCGATCTCACTGATGCCAAACGGCGCGGTTTCCGCGTTTCCAACACGCCTGACGTATTGACGGCGGATGTCGCTGACCTCGCGCTCGGTCTCGTTCTGGCGCAGGCACGCAAGCTGCCGCAGGCAGATCAGCATGTGCGCACCGGGCAGTGGCTGAAGGGCGATATGGGGCTTTCCACCCGGGTTGCCGGCCGCCGTTACGGCATTTTCGGCCTTGGCCGCATCGGTCAGGCAATCGCAAAGCGGCTCGAAGGTTTTGACGCGCGGATTTCCTATACCGCCAGAAACCGCCGCGACGTCGCTTATGATTATCACGACAGCATCGAGGCGCTAGCTGCCAATTGCGACGTGCTGATCATCGCCGCCGCTGCCACCGCTGAAACGCGCCACATCGTCAATGCCGGTGTGTTGCAGGCGCTTGGGCCACAGGGTGTGCTTGTCAACGTGGCACGCGGTTCGCTGGTGGATGAGAAGGCGCTGGTCGAGGCGCTTTCAAACGGCACGATCGGCGGCGCGGCGCTTGATGTCTTCGAGGATGAACCGCGTGTGCCGGAAGCGCTTTTCGCTTTCGACAATGTCACGCTTGCCCCGCATGTCGGCAGCGGCACGCACCAGACGCGACGCGCCATGGCCGACCTCGTTCTTGCCAATCTCGACGCACATTTTGCTGGCAAGGAACTGCCGACTCCAGTGGTCTGA
- a CDS encoding amidohydrolase family protein, with translation MHDLLLRNIRPMAGDTCDILIRQGKIAGFGKFEAEPGMPVEEGNGAIAVPGLIDAHTHLDKTTWGMPWHVNNRAAILRQRIDFERENRTQIGIDPHRQSMRHAIGLAANGGTHIRSHVDIDPTHGLALVEGIWETREKLKGIIDIEVVAFPQSGVMVMPGTVELLDEALKQGCEVLGGIDPCGIDRDPKGQLDILFALAVKHGVPIDIHLHEAADLGAFTMELIFERIRANGMEGKVAISHAFALGMNDYLRVGKLIEEIARLDVAILTTGAPSANVPSIMRLKEAGVRVGGGCDGIRDTWGPWGQPDMLDRAKIIGMKNGLRSDIELAHVLHVVSQGGADVMGLGDYGLKEGRAADFTLLTGETFAHAVVDIAPRPLVVKGGRVTARNGKAIVEAP, from the coding sequence ATGCACGATCTTCTGCTCCGCAACATCAGGCCCATGGCGGGCGATACCTGCGACATTCTGATCAGGCAGGGAAAGATAGCCGGTTTCGGAAAGTTCGAGGCCGAGCCGGGCATGCCGGTCGAGGAGGGGAATGGCGCGATTGCCGTTCCCGGCCTTATCGATGCCCATACCCATCTCGACAAGACGACATGGGGCATGCCCTGGCACGTCAATAATCGCGCCGCGATCCTGCGCCAGCGGATCGACTTTGAACGCGAAAACCGGACACAGATCGGCATCGATCCGCACCGCCAGTCCATGCGCCACGCCATCGGCCTTGCGGCCAACGGCGGCACCCATATTCGCAGCCACGTGGATATTGACCCGACCCATGGCCTGGCGCTTGTGGAGGGCATCTGGGAAACCCGCGAGAAGCTGAAGGGCATCATCGACATCGAAGTCGTTGCCTTCCCGCAATCCGGCGTCATGGTCATGCCCGGCACCGTGGAGCTTCTGGACGAGGCCTTGAAACAGGGCTGCGAAGTGCTTGGCGGCATCGATCCCTGCGGCATCGACCGCGATCCGAAAGGCCAGCTGGATATTCTCTTTGCGCTTGCGGTCAAGCACGGCGTGCCGATCGACATCCATCTGCATGAGGCTGCCGATCTCGGCGCCTTCACCATGGAGCTGATCTTCGAGCGTATCCGGGCCAATGGCATGGAAGGCAAGGTTGCGATCAGCCACGCCTTTGCACTGGGAATGAATGATTACCTGCGGGTCGGCAAGCTGATCGAAGAGATTGCAAGGCTCGACGTGGCGATCCTGACGACCGGTGCGCCTTCGGCAAACGTGCCGTCGATCATGCGGTTGAAGGAAGCGGGTGTGCGTGTCGGCGGTGGTTGCGACGGCATTCGCGATACCTGGGGTCCATGGGGTCAGCCGGACATGCTCGACCGGGCAAAGATCATCGGCATGAAGAACGGCCTGCGCTCGGATATCGAGCTTGCCCATGTGCTGCATGTGGTATCGCAGGGCGGAGCCGATGTCATGGGGCTTGGTGATTATGGCCTGAAGGAAGGCCGCGCCGCGGATTTCACGCTGCTTACGGGCGAAACGTTCGCCCATGCCGTTGTCGATATCGCGCCCCGGCCGCTCGTCGTCAAAGGCGGCCGCGTCACCGCCAGAAACGGCAAAGCCATCGTGGAGGCGCCGTGA
- a CDS encoding ABC transporter permease, whose product MLVFIIKRLGNAVLVMLSVALIAFLIFRLAGDPVELMVGEQTSQEDRAALRERLGLNDSLPTQYFRFVKDAAEGNFGVSYRNGQQVLPLIAERFPATLELVLVATVLSLVVGLPLGVLTAIRRGKWYTEGLQFLSIVGVSLPSFVVGILLILVFSVSLGWAPAFGRGDVVQIGWWSTGLLTSSGRAAIILPAIALSLYQITLVMRLVRAEMLEVLRSDFVKFARARGIPRWRIYFRHALRNCLMPVVTLTTMNVGSLIAFALITETVFQWPGMGMLFIQAVTFLDIPVMAAYLCIISFIFVVLNTFVDIAYAVIDPRLRTAR is encoded by the coding sequence ATGCTGGTTTTCATCATCAAGCGTTTGGGAAATGCCGTGCTCGTCATGCTTTCCGTCGCGCTTATCGCATTTCTGATTTTCCGGCTCGCGGGTGATCCCGTTGAGCTGATGGTCGGCGAACAGACCTCGCAGGAGGATCGGGCCGCCCTGCGTGAGCGCCTCGGCCTCAATGACAGCCTGCCGACGCAATATTTTCGGTTTGTGAAAGATGCGGCAGAGGGCAATTTCGGCGTTTCCTATCGCAACGGCCAGCAGGTGTTGCCGCTGATAGCGGAGAGGTTTCCGGCAACGCTGGAGCTTGTTCTTGTCGCTACCGTCCTTTCGCTGGTCGTCGGTCTGCCGCTTGGGGTGCTGACGGCAATCAGGCGTGGCAAGTGGTATACGGAGGGCCTGCAGTTCCTGTCGATCGTCGGCGTCTCCCTGCCGAGTTTCGTTGTCGGCATTCTGCTCATTCTCGTCTTTTCGGTGTCTCTCGGCTGGGCGCCGGCCTTCGGTCGGGGAGATGTGGTGCAGATCGGCTGGTGGTCCACCGGGTTGCTGACCTCCTCAGGGCGTGCGGCCATCATTTTGCCGGCCATTGCGCTTTCGCTTTATCAGATCACGCTTGTCATGCGTCTGGTTCGCGCCGAGATGCTGGAAGTGTTGCGCTCCGATTTCGTGAAGTTTGCGCGGGCCCGTGGCATTCCCCGCTGGCGTATCTACTTCCGCCATGCGCTTCGCAACTGTCTCATGCCTGTCGTGACGCTGACGACGATGAATGTCGGCTCGCTCATCGCCTTCGCGCTGATCACGGAAACGGTGTTCCAGTGGCCGGGCATGGGCATGCTGTTCATACAGGCGGTGACGTTTCTCGATATCCCCGTCATGGCGGCCTATCTCTGCATCATTTCCTTCATCTTCGTTGTTCTCAACACGTTCGTCGACATTGCCTATGCGGTGATCGATCCGCGTCTGCGCACCGCGCGTTAA
- a CDS encoding ABC transporter permease: MTDLPQMAKPARRSLFSRMRDSDLYWSFSRSKSAKISALVLSILILAAIFAPLIAPQNPYDGASLDMWKAELPPVWQEGGEWPYLLGTDTQGRDMLSAILYGTRISIVIGVASVALSLVIGMTAGLVAGYFGGFADNLLMRIGDITLSIPTILVAILVSTVVRQMLPDSLREVGASAVLIFAIALSAWVQYARTVRAQAIVETGKDYVQAAKLIGVPARRIMANHILPNTLTPIMVAATLNFGMAILTEATLSFLGIGMPPSQPSLGTLIRIGNQFLFSGSWWIVLFPVFQLCLLVVTVNLLGDWLRDALNPKLR, encoded by the coding sequence ATGACAGACCTTCCACAAATGGCAAAACCCGCCCGCCGGTCGCTTTTCAGCCGCATGCGCGACAGCGATCTCTACTGGTCCTTCAGCCGCAGCAAATCGGCGAAGATCAGTGCGCTGGTCCTCTCGATCCTGATCCTCGCTGCCATATTCGCGCCGCTGATCGCGCCGCAAAACCCCTATGACGGCGCTTCGCTGGACATGTGGAAGGCCGAGTTGCCGCCGGTGTGGCAGGAGGGCGGCGAATGGCCCTATCTGCTCGGCACCGATACGCAGGGGCGGGACATGCTCTCCGCCATTCTTTACGGCACACGCATATCGATCGTCATAGGTGTCGCCTCCGTGGCGCTGTCGCTGGTCATCGGCATGACGGCCGGACTGGTCGCCGGTTATTTCGGCGGCTTTGCCGATAATCTCCTGATGCGGATCGGCGATATCACGCTCTCCATCCCGACAATTCTGGTGGCCATCCTCGTCTCGACGGTGGTGCGGCAGATGTTGCCGGACAGTCTGCGCGAGGTGGGGGCATCCGCCGTGCTCATTTTCGCCATCGCCCTTTCCGCCTGGGTGCAATATGCGCGCACCGTGCGTGCCCAGGCCATCGTCGAAACCGGCAAGGATTATGTGCAGGCGGCCAAACTCATCGGCGTTCCCGCCCGTCGCATCATGGCCAACCATATCCTGCCCAATACGCTCACACCGATCATGGTTGCCGCCACGCTCAATTTCGGCATGGCGATCCTCACCGAAGCGACGCTGTCCTTCCTCGGCATCGGCATGCCGCCCAGCCAGCCTTCGCTCGGAACGCTGATCCGTATCGGCAACCAGTTCCTGTTCTCGGGTTCGTGGTGGATCGTCTTGTTTCCCGTTTTCCAGCTCTGTCTGCTCGTCGTCACCGTCAACCTTCTTGGTGACTGGCTGCGCGATGCGCTCAATCCGAAACTGAGGTGA
- a CDS encoding amidohydrolase family protein, which produces MGNYLLLHGTIVTVDRERRIIEDGGLAIQDDRIVDIGTAGELAARHPDKQIIECRGKLIIPGLIDAHGHAGHALIRSIAADTNAMWMKVVTPTYYHYVTRDYWYADGLVSGIERLRAGVTTGASIITSMPRADDPVFAINHARAYEEIGLREIICVGPSGLPWPHPVTRWESGSPERRHISFEEMIEGSEATIDALHGTADGRISVFLTPFTIVPSVEPSNASTPDQAVKLTENDRMQARRIRETARKTGVRLHSDAFAGQIRMAYQDKENALLGPDIHLQHCWGISHDEIDILAETRTRVTHAPPGRATPIMEMMSKGIRVAITTDGAAPSRHFDMLQTARLAQFTQHLLHNHDRYLLPPGKIFEMITIDAAHAIGMEDEIGSLEIGKKADVVIIDMRKPHLMPTWMPVHRLVHQVLGSDVDTVFVDGRMLMENGRVLTTDVDAAINFGQEEALALAARAGLEAHMHDPGWGRLLRTFEEPVHPPRPPEPAAHGQQGVTDQEEGIGPEFLR; this is translated from the coding sequence ATGGGAAATTATCTGCTGCTGCATGGTACGATCGTCACCGTGGATCGGGAAAGACGGATTATCGAGGATGGCGGCCTTGCCATTCAGGATGATCGTATCGTTGACATCGGCACGGCCGGGGAACTCGCCGCACGTCACCCCGACAAGCAGATCATCGAGTGCCGGGGCAAACTCATCATTCCCGGCCTGATCGATGCGCATGGCCATGCCGGGCATGCGCTTATCCGCAGCATTGCCGCCGATACCAATGCCATGTGGATGAAGGTGGTGACGCCGACCTATTATCATTATGTCACCCGCGATTACTGGTACGCCGACGGCCTGGTCTCCGGCATCGAGCGGTTGCGCGCCGGCGTGACGACCGGCGCCAGCATCATCACCTCGATGCCGCGCGCCGACGATCCCGTCTTCGCCATCAACCATGCACGCGCCTATGAGGAGATCGGCCTTCGCGAAATCATCTGTGTCGGCCCATCCGGCCTGCCATGGCCGCATCCGGTCACCCGTTGGGAGAGCGGTTCGCCGGAGCGCCGCCATATCAGCTTCGAAGAGATGATCGAAGGCAGCGAGGCAACCATCGATGCCCTGCACGGCACGGCGGATGGCCGCATCAGCGTCTTCCTCACACCTTTCACCATCGTTCCGTCAGTGGAGCCCTCCAATGCCTCAACACCCGATCAGGCGGTGAAACTGACGGAAAATGACCGGATGCAGGCGCGCCGGATCCGCGAAACGGCACGAAAAACCGGCGTCAGGCTGCATTCGGACGCCTTTGCCGGACAGATCCGCATGGCGTATCAGGACAAGGAAAATGCGCTGCTTGGCCCTGATATCCATCTCCAGCATTGCTGGGGCATCTCGCATGACGAGATCGACATTCTGGCCGAAACAAGAACTCGGGTTACCCACGCCCCGCCCGGCCGGGCGACGCCGATCATGGAAATGATGTCGAAAGGCATTCGTGTTGCCATCACCACCGACGGCGCGGCCCCCAGCCGGCATTTCGACATGTTGCAGACGGCGCGTCTGGCGCAATTCACTCAACATCTGCTGCACAACCATGATCGTTACCTGCTGCCGCCCGGCAAGATATTCGAAATGATCACCATCGACGCCGCCCATGCCATCGGTATGGAGGACGAGATCGGCTCGCTGGAAATCGGCAAAAAGGCCGACGTCGTCATCATCGACATGCGCAAACCGCATCTGATGCCGACGTGGATGCCGGTGCACCGGCTGGTGCATCAGGTGTTGGGCAGCGATGTCGATACCGTCTTCGTGGATGGCAGGATGTTGATGGAAAACGGCCGGGTTCTGACAACCGACGTTGATGCAGCGATTAACTTCGGCCAGGAAGAAGCACTGGCCCTCGCCGCCCGCGCCGGTCTTGAAGCGCATATGCACGATCCGGGTTGGGGCCGCCTGCTGCGGACCTTTGAAGAACCGGTCCACCCTCCCCGGCCACCGGAGCCGGCTGCCCACGGGCAACAGGGCGTTACTGACCAAGAAGAGGGTATTGGGCCGGAATTCTTGCGATAG
- a CDS encoding ABC transporter substrate-binding protein, with protein MSRIRSFVLAAMAAAAIAAPASAETLRWGSRADLYSLDPYSVPSTSNLAFLNHIYEGLVRYGPDFKIEPALATEWKLVDGKTWRFTLRKGVKFHDGSDFTADDVVASFTRASDATSPLRGNIPVFAGVKKVDDYTVDLDVTAPTSLFLNDITNIFIFNAKWLKDNNSEKPTDFASKVDGYTTMHTNGTGPFKLESRVPDSKTVLVANDGWWDQKKHNLDRIEFVPIASAATRVAALLSGEIDLIDSAPIQDLPRLESSANITVKKRTELRTLFIGFNRREKLEDGKPNPFNDLRVRQAFEASLDRDLINKKVMRGLARPSGSLIAPEIAGYAKSLDTYEPADPAKAQKLLADAGMKNLAFTYTCMNDESINEEDICSGVANMLKRGGFQPTIDIAPRSVQSPKRNGGKADVFNLSWANEPTLDAFSFLSQILSTRKGAMGVSNYGGWSNPEIDKLVDQAAQEQDNTKRLALEEAALKIAKDETMLVPLHQQPIAWAMLGKVKSVDFRADNKPRHWLTQLDK; from the coding sequence ATGTCCCGAATTAGAAGTTTTGTTCTGGCCGCCATGGCCGCCGCCGCCATTGCCGCTCCCGCAAGTGCCGAGACCCTGCGTTGGGGTAGCCGCGCCGATCTTTATTCGCTCGATCCATATTCGGTGCCTTCCACCTCCAACCTTGCTTTCCTCAATCACATCTATGAAGGGCTTGTCCGTTACGGGCCGGACTTCAAGATCGAGCCAGCGCTGGCGACGGAGTGGAAACTCGTTGATGGAAAGACCTGGCGCTTCACCTTGCGCAAGGGTGTGAAGTTCCATGACGGCTCGGATTTCACCGCTGATGATGTGGTCGCTTCCTTCACGCGCGCTTCAGATGCCACCTCGCCATTGCGCGGCAATATTCCGGTCTTTGCCGGCGTGAAGAAGGTCGATGATTACACTGTTGATCTCGACGTCACCGCACCGACCTCGCTTTTCCTGAACGACATCACCAATATCTTCATTTTCAACGCCAAGTGGTTGAAAGATAACAATAGCGAGAAGCCGACCGACTTCGCCTCCAAGGTCGACGGTTATACGACGATGCACACCAATGGCACCGGGCCGTTCAAGCTCGAAAGCCGCGTGCCTGATAGCAAGACTGTTCTCGTTGCCAATGACGGCTGGTGGGATCAGAAAAAGCACAATCTCGACCGCATCGAATTCGTGCCGATCGCCTCTGCCGCGACACGTGTTGCAGCGCTGCTCTCTGGCGAAATCGACCTGATCGATTCCGCGCCGATCCAGGATCTGCCGCGGCTTGAATCCTCAGCCAATATCACGGTGAAGAAGCGCACCGAACTGCGCACGCTGTTCATCGGTTTCAACCGTCGTGAAAAGCTGGAAGACGGCAAGCCCAACCCGTTTAATGATCTGCGTGTGCGTCAGGCATTCGAGGCGTCGCTTGATCGCGATCTCATCAACAAGAAGGTCATGCGCGGCCTTGCAAGACCTTCAGGCTCGCTCATCGCGCCTGAAATTGCCGGTTATGCCAAGTCGCTCGATACCTATGAGCCCGCCGATCCGGCAAAAGCGCAGAAGCTGCTTGCCGATGCGGGCATGAAGAACCTCGCTTTCACCTATACCTGCATGAATGATGAAAGCATCAACGAGGAAGATATCTGCTCCGGCGTTGCCAACATGCTGAAGCGCGGCGGTTTCCAGCCGACGATCGACATTGCACCGCGCTCCGTACAGTCGCCCAAGCGCAATGGCGGCAAGGCCGATGTCTTCAACCTCAGCTGGGCGAACGAGCCGACGCTCGATGCCTTCTCGTTCCTGTCGCAGATCCTGTCGACCCGCAAGGGTGCGATGGGCGTCTCCAATTATGGCGGCTGGTCGAACCCCGAGATCGACAAGCTGGTCGATCAGGCAGCGCAGGAACAGGACAACACCAAACGTCTGGCGCTTGAAGAAGCCGCGTTGAAAATCGCCAAGGATGAAACCATGCTTGTTCCGCTGCATCAGCAGCCCATTGCATGGGCCATGCTCGGAAAGGTCAAGAGCGTCGATTTCCGTGCCGATAACAAGCCGCGTCACTGGCTGACACAGCTCGACAAATAA
- a CDS encoding putative bifunctional diguanylate cyclase/phosphodiesterase: MSREKRDATPSAPPATTENANPSDRHVLLEAMINHVPDFIYAKDLEGRFLFANRAIVTENGFKSVEELIGLTDYDIHGDAARRAGIPDTEARVMRTGEPDLGYEEPAMRGDIDRWLMMSRVPLKDESGKIIGVVGASRDITQKKASERLLQAQARILEMILAAARIEDFLEEFVKAIENLATGLACAVRVFEAAAGEPSVYVSPALVSHTGLTALISTVSDAGKLTHPADSTAFSFDIPASEGKAHGFVWCVLAGRQADAALVEFIGAAARMAGLAIDRKRAAAHIAFLADHDMLTRLPNRRFLDTRLPEILAVAAKAKRQVGIGFLDLDNFKQINDTLGHSVGDALLSRTAERIAHSLGRNDLVLRVGGDEFVVILEKQKLGFEDRLQRIQAAVSQPLRIGNYDIKVTCSIGMAFFPEHGETTAEIVAAADLAMYEAKHNGRDGIATFTPRMADDLRKKFTRIEELRKAVERDEFVLHFQPQVDLLTGRISGVEALVRWQHPVEGLLAPLEFIGLAEETGLIVELGESILKKACQQAQAWIAAGLSPIKMAVNISPRQFQGGLVEQIQSALKESGLSPSLLEIEITETLIIQDVETSVRIMRAIKQMGVSLALDDFGIGYSCLGMLKTFPLSCMKIDRSFLTHLPEKTKDSAIVSIMIQLAGSLDIDVIAEGVETGEQAAFLRAAGCPYGQGYYFSRPVQADVIEDMLAKMTTFPTGPAGDLQ; the protein is encoded by the coding sequence ATGTCGCGAGAAAAGCGCGACGCTACGCCATCTGCCCCTCCTGCAACGACTGAAAACGCCAATCCCTCCGACCGGCACGTGCTTCTGGAAGCAATGATCAATCATGTGCCGGATTTCATCTATGCCAAGGATCTGGAGGGTCGTTTTCTTTTCGCCAATCGCGCCATCGTTACGGAAAACGGCTTTAAGAGCGTCGAGGAACTGATCGGCCTTACCGATTACGATATTCACGGTGACGCGGCGCGGCGCGCCGGTATTCCCGATACCGAAGCGCGGGTGATGCGCACCGGAGAGCCTGATCTTGGCTACGAGGAACCTGCCATGCGCGGCGATATCGACCGTTGGTTGATGATGTCGCGTGTGCCGCTGAAGGATGAGAGCGGCAAGATCATCGGTGTGGTTGGCGCTTCCAGGGATATCACCCAGAAAAAGGCCTCGGAAAGACTGCTTCAGGCGCAGGCGCGTATCCTGGAAATGATCCTCGCGGCGGCGCGGATCGAAGATTTTCTCGAGGAATTCGTCAAGGCCATTGAAAACCTTGCCACCGGGCTTGCCTGTGCTGTCAGGGTGTTCGAGGCGGCGGCGGGAGAACCGTCCGTTTATGTCTCTCCGGCGCTGGTGTCGCATACGGGCCTGACGGCGCTCATTTCCACCGTCAGCGATGCCGGCAAGCTTACCCATCCGGCCGACAGCACTGCTTTCAGTTTCGATATTCCCGCCAGTGAGGGCAAGGCGCATGGCTTTGTCTGGTGCGTGCTGGCGGGCCGCCAGGCGGATGCGGCGCTGGTCGAATTTATCGGGGCTGCCGCCCGCATGGCGGGACTGGCGATCGACCGGAAACGTGCCGCCGCGCATATCGCTTTTCTCGCCGACCACGACATGCTGACCCGGCTACCCAATCGCCGTTTTCTCGATACGCGGCTACCGGAAATATTGGCGGTGGCGGCAAAGGCGAAACGGCAGGTCGGCATCGGTTTTCTTGATCTCGATAATTTCAAGCAGATCAATGATACGCTTGGTCACAGCGTTGGCGACGCGCTGCTTTCGAGAACGGCGGAGCGTATCGCGCACAGCCTTGGCCGAAACGATCTCGTGCTGCGGGTGGGCGGCGACGAATTCGTCGTCATTCTGGAAAAGCAGAAACTCGGTTTCGAAGACCGTCTGCAGCGCATTCAGGCGGCGGTTTCGCAGCCGCTGCGCATCGGCAATTACGATATCAAGGTCACCTGCAGCATCGGTATGGCGTTTTTTCCAGAACACGGGGAAACCACGGCGGAAATCGTCGCAGCCGCCGATCTTGCCATGTATGAGGCCAAACATAACGGCCGGGATGGCATTGCCACCTTCACGCCGCGCATGGCGGACGATCTGAGAAAGAAGTTCACCCGCATCGAGGAGCTGCGCAAGGCGGTGGAGCGGGATGAGTTTGTTCTGCATTTCCAGCCGCAGGTTGACCTTCTCACCGGCCGTATCAGTGGGGTGGAGGCGCTGGTGCGCTGGCAGCACCCGGTGGAGGGTCTGCTGGCGCCATTGGAATTCATCGGTCTTGCTGAAGAAACCGGCCTCATCGTGGAGCTTGGGGAAAGCATTCTGAAAAAAGCCTGCCAGCAGGCGCAGGCTTGGATCGCGGCCGGCCTGTCGCCCATTAAAATGGCGGTCAATATTTCGCCCCGGCAGTTTCAGGGCGGGCTTGTGGAGCAGATCCAGTCGGCGCTGAAGGAAAGCGGTCTTTCGCCTTCGCTGCTCGAAATCGAAATCACTGAGACGCTTATCATCCAGGACGTCGAAACATCGGTGCGGATCATGCGCGCTATCAAGCAGATGGGCGTCAGTCTCGCATTGGACGATTTCGGCATCGGTTATTCCTGTCTCGGCATGCTCAAGACCTTTCCACTGTCCTGCATGAAGATAGACCGCTCGTTTCTTACCCACCTGCCGGAAAAAACCAAGGACAGCGCCATCGTTTCGATCATGATCCAGCTTGCTGGGTCTCTGGATATCGACGTCATTGCCGAGGGTGTGGAGACCGGCGAGCAGGCGGCGTTTCTGCGCGCGGCCGGCTGTCCCTACGGGCAGGGTTATTATTTCAGCCGCCCGGTTCAGGCGGACGTGATTGAGGACATGCTGGCGAAGATGACGACATTCCCGACAGGCCCTGCCGGCGATCTGCAATAA